A section of the Deltaproteobacteria bacterium genome encodes:
- a CDS encoding CPBP family intramembrane metalloprotease, which translates to MSRRKLALECSLVTLFLFLFVAALHLLPLPSGLLRFGNALLTPGWILLPWILLTLHGEPFENFGYHLNDLRRSIGTGLLVSVLLLVPYFLLYRFWIGKPSLHFGNGHETARWLKMCLYQFTVIALPEEFYFRGYLQTRLNRIWGRPHHLFGAPFGPGLIVTSLIFMFFHLLLAVNLWNVGIFFSALVFGWLREKTDSIIAPILFHALSNIALFSFQGRF; encoded by the coding sequence AGAAGAAAGTTGGCGCTGGAATGTTCGCTGGTTACGCTTTTTCTCTTTCTCTTTGTGGCAGCGCTCCATCTTCTGCCCCTGCCCTCCGGGCTTCTCCGTTTCGGGAATGCGCTACTCACCCCCGGCTGGATCCTCCTCCCCTGGATTCTGCTGACCCTTCACGGAGAACCGTTCGAAAATTTCGGATACCATCTTAACGATCTTCGCCGGTCGATCGGAACGGGACTGCTCGTATCGGTCCTGCTCCTAGTCCCCTATTTTCTTCTCTATCGATTCTGGATCGGCAAACCTTCCCTGCACTTCGGAAACGGACACGAGACGGCCCGCTGGCTGAAGATGTGCCTCTACCAGTTCACCGTCATAGCCCTGCCGGAAGAGTTCTATTTCCGGGGGTACCTCCAGACCCGCCTCAATCGGATTTGGGGTCGCCCCCATCACCTCTTCGGTGCCCCCTTCGGCCCGGGGCTGATCGTCACCTCCCTGATCTTCATGTTCTTTCATCTCCTCCTTGCCGTCAACCTCTGGAACGTGGGGATTTTCTTTTCCGCCCTCGTCTTCGGATGGCTCCGGGAAAAGACCGATTCCATCATCGCGCCGATCCTCTTCCATGCCCTTTCCAATATCGCCCTTTTTTCCTTTCAGGGGAGGTTCTAA